The sequence ctctctctctctctctctctctctctctctctctctctctctctctctctctctcatacaCACATTTATCTATTCTCACACAAGCTCAAAACAacatgtaacaccctactaaATTAAATACGTATTGTGATTTTAAATTACTTTATACTACTTTGCTAATCAAAAGATTTACTAAAAcacgtgaataattaaaatttccacaattaaactttaatctttaatatataaatactttACATAATTCAGGATTCCGTTTTAAAGttacaactattttttttttaaatatagtaGTTACAAAAGTTGTCACCAAGCGACTCTCAAAATGAAACTTACAATATCCCGAAGATCTTAACACTTCAAGTCTAACCGCCCcgatatgtatatatttactCGAGCTCACTATTGTTCAGTCTTTGCTTTGTCTTTACCTAAACATATAAACATTTGTGAGTCGATAAACTCTCTAAgaaaaacataaacataacataaaaaCTGAATTATAATCAGGTGCTCATACACTCAATCACAACTCTATATCCCGCGTTCAACGCGTACTAAGTCTAGAACGTTCGTATGACAGTACGATTGATCATAATATCAGTctatactcagtactctagtcgtaccgatgtgatagcgTCAATCTTTACTTTGCCAAACATATATCCATCAGTATTCAATGCAACCCTATGTACACTAATACCGCTCTTACTGATATGTTATCTATTAGGCAATATCATAAAACATGCACATTAAATATGTAAACATATATGCAACTATTATactttaattctaaatttaggTGTTCCGGTCAATTTGAGTAGAAATTACTGATCGACGATTTACAGGTCCCTAAGTCACAACATAAGTAAAATTAATAAGTGATATGCTAAATTACTTTTTGGGAACTTAAACtcaaaactaaaagtttttCTATTGATAAATATAGCGtgaaaataccctaaatatcgatAAAACGTGAAAAATTGGGGTCTGAAATCTAAAAAATTTGGTGAATCAAAACCTCGAAATGGTTTACTGTCTTCTGAGGTCCTCCAAAAAACTGTGCAAAAAACACTtaactttgaaaattttctcaaATCTACCCTAAATTCCACCAAACTCTCCAGAATACCTAGCCTATTGAAGACATAATTAACATAATCCAACCAAAAATAGCAGCTAAACTCCCTGAATCTAATTTCTTCATTAAAGACCTAAGTTTGAGCTGAAAAGCTCAAATCTTGATCTTTCTCAATAATAACcataaaaattagtataaagCAACATAATTATCTAAGAAATAGCCTCAAAAAATGAACTCAAACACTACTAATTCAAGTTGTAACCTAAACCCAAAAACATgcatgaaactctaattttctatttaaaaatTCAAAGAGAAAAGGGAGAGAAGCTTACCTTAAGCTAACCCTCTTTTAATCTATGAAAACTCTAGCTAAAATTCTTTAATTTCTGATCTGAAATGGAGAAGAAAATCCCTTTGCTTGGGATTGCTTGGGCCGAACTAAGAAGAGAAGGGAAGGAGTTTCtaatttttggttttttcttTGATGAAATCTAATTGTCTAACATAATATAAATCCTATATTCAGATTTAATTAttgaataacaaaataaaatattagaatttCCACTACAAGATAACCTTTGTGGGAGTATTCTAAGcctttttttttgtgtatagGTCGAATCCCACTATGAGGTCTTTTCCTAGAAGATTTGAACCAATGACTCTGTGGACAACGGAACATCCAAAGAAGAATTGTAATTTTATCAGCTTGCTGATTAATTCAATGCGAAGTACTTAATTATTTGCAACTTGGAAATAATGTATCTTCTTCTTCCACAATTTAAAATACtatcttattatttaaaattttctttgtggactaaaataatatattttcttcacaattttgagACCCTGAACATTACAGACATCAAATCGCACACCTTGCCTTACCTTAAGTCGTTCTTTGTACATATACATTCagatatatatatggaacatttcttgatgggtattacccatgaatgtttactaaacaaatttaactataaatattaattttaaaaatatcaaaccatcgaattttgatctaataacgaataatgaaatcacaaatttgaatttctatgcttaattatttaactacttaattaaaaaaaaatatcaaaaaatttgcATTCTTAataggtattacccatgaatgggtaatattaaaaaaaattgaatttttataattaatttttctatttaattagaatttttattttttatttttacattatatggaCTGGGGTTGTTCCATcagctgaaaaaaaaattatcaaaataataagaaaaaaaaaattgagtttgacttacatatttttaatataaacatattttagatatagtgtaaaagaaagtattttttgatattttttttttaattaaatagctaAATTAAACATAGAAATTTAActattcaattaaaaaaatatcaaaagatACTTCTTGAgtgctttgtttttttttcttcttttggttCTTTGGCAGTGGTACCATGGTACCAGACATGGCTGAAGCTTTCGCCATTAAAGAGGTGTTAAGTTGGATCAAGGATCATGAATGACATAATGTTGAACTTGATTGTCTCTCAATTGTCTAAGTTATTCGAAGTAACATCACCATGGTTTCGCCTCTTGGGGGAGTGGTGATGGATTGTCGAAAACTTCTATCTAGTTTAAACaatatttctttgttttttattaAACGATATGCTAATATGATTGCGCACAGTTTTGCTAAAGCGTCATATTCTTTTCCAGATCGAGTTTTCCGTTGGAGGGATATGTTCCTACTGAATTACAGTCTTGTCTTTTGGCTGATTTagcaaattaataaaattccaatttgcattaaaaaaaatatagaaatttaaattttttttctattattcgCTATCAGACTCAAatttaatggtttaatatttttaaaattaatatttattattaaatattaccTATATTAACAATTTTGGTTTGTCAAGGTTGAATTGAATTCTATGGACAAGGGGTGGTCGTGCATGGTATTTATTTCCCGCGGATAATatgtattatataattaataatttttttttatatatataaaaatatatagttgaattattaaaataaaactctttaattaattaattattggtgGCTCTTTATTGACAAATTAAAATTACTTGAATTAATAATCCGATTTCCTTCTTTCTATTTTAGGCAAACATTTGTCTTACACGTAATAAGTATTCTCCGATTATGAAATATTGTCTttgttaggattttttttttcttttttcattttgagAAGATCTGCATTATGATTTATCAAAGGCAATTtggtaatttcaaaatttaaaaaaaaaaaaacaatattatatatCGAGGAAGAAGAAGCAACAGAGATCCTGATGATCTAGCTAGCTAGATTTCTATCTCCATACAATTTGGATATACAGACAGAGCTGGTCAAAATATGTATTGGACAAGTCTTTGGCATTGGCTGCACCAATAAAAATGTTCGAAAAGCAAAATAAAATTCGTGATAATACATGTACACAGAGATTCACATTTTACCAATCGAATAATGGCTTCATGTCTAAGCAACTATttccttcttttcttctctcttttttcaaagaatattaattttatattaattaattcataatatattttcaaactccatccttttattttttcttaaaaaatgttTTTAATAAAAACATTTTCTTTGTAATAATAACATGTACATCCCATATTCTCTTTCCTAGTCCACGTCACCAATCATGCATGAAAAGCAAATTAAATGATTGTGGTATGATGAAAAATCCTAAAAATCCAAATTTAATTATTGCTCCATCTCATTTGCCAATGATTGATCATTAGGTgtttatgtataatatataatttttttttttaataaaaaatgtcaAAGTTAATTATAACACACTATTAGTCATGAGAATAGCAAAATTTATGATAATAATCTTCTATATCCATctatatatttacttttttttacaataattattacttttaaaacaataagataataaaaaaaaatttgtggtttaatttttttcctaattaaaatataatgtgAGTGTAGAAGGATATAGAAAAATGAAAATTGACTGAAATTAGCTTGTTGGAGAttctaaattatatttataatggtATAAAAGcaccatatatataaatatatatttatttatatacgcCAAGTTTTTTTTATGCCAGGCTTTTATTGCATAAGATAATGATGTGTacgttctatttttattatttctcttttaatatataattaatttaatttatgcaTGAACGCataattgtatatatttatacgtACACAGTTTTTTacacaaattataattaatggCATATTGGCATCATATAATAATTCGTATGTATTGCCAATATTggaggcttaattatttatttaattataaaatagaattaattagtaatGTTCAATGGATATCGAACGATTTAATGAAAGAAATGATTCTCCAATAGTACTATTAATTAGCCAcaaaaagaaaagtaataatatctTTGTTCCGTTTTACAATAAAatgttaataaaaaaatctcTTCAAAAAGGAAGGTTTCTGATACCATAGCACAAAAACCCGTCGAAGAGTTTGCCAAAACAAGATATCTagctatatattattatgtgctTAATTAATACATAATTATATTACCACCACCAATTAAGCAgagaattaattaatatttatattgatcGATGATCACAAATTAAACAAACCCCTTGaaaactatatattattattaatcaagcttaatatatataatctctacaatctaattattattattattatttgcacaAACTCTCAATTTCACACCCTAATCAAATATACTCAATATTTAGCACAATTAAAAGACCCAGTTCAGAAAAGTACTCACACACAATCATAACATAcatgtatagtatatataattaagtagtAGAAATTAACACTACTACATGTCCCTGACTTCGAAGACATTTCGATTCTTAACAACGATGTCGTACATGTGCATGGACTTGAGCTTGTTAAAATCTTTAGGTAGAGAGATTAAGTGAACGGTGGAGCGTTTGTGGAACTGAAGCAAATCAGGGTCATCATAGTACCTTTCCCAACCCAACGAAGACAGTTTCTGTTCAAGCGCCGAGTACGATGTTATTACCTCGTTCGACGCCGTGTGAACCAGCACCTTTCTTCGTCTCTGAGACCCTTGTCTGCTCCCCTCGTACGACTCCGCACCTGGGTTCTCCACTAATCGAACGACACCGTTTTCGAACCACCAAACTCCCGACATggctaattatatatataattactaatGTGTAGAGTAGTAGTAGTGGTAGTAGAAGTGGTACTATGATAATAAGGGGGTGTGTGTGAATAGGGGTTTATATAGAGTTTGGAAATtggaaaattattatatattattataagttATGGGGGGATGATATGTATGGAAGTGGGgtccatatatatatagtgtgaaAATAAAAGTCATATTGGATACATTAGGGGTCAGAGTGTTTGGTTGGGACACAGAGAGTACCATCATCCATGTGTGGGCTTATCATGCACCCGAATAACAGGAATccttatatatgtatttatgtattaagaaataaataaaaaaaatgaattttagAACCCCACAAATGgaatctttgttttgtttttaacaaaattaaaataaaatttaagagcCAGACACCctcctctctctatatatattatgagatacgattttgtcccgtactttcacggaatgtatctGTGATGTACGGTAACTGAGAGAGTTATTTGATTTGAGGGTTGAGATTGATTTAAGTGTAATCCTTAGACCTATATAATGTACCACAAAATACATTCCTGTACATCACCGGATAAAATCgtattttatatagtattgcTGTTATACGAGCGTGCTGCTTTAGCACATTATTTTGTCAAGaatcatgtattttttttttttgagaattgTTTTAAGTTTTTACcattctcatatatatatatctgtatatatatatatatgattatattaTTCTTAAGTCTAGAAAATTGTGTATATAAGTATATGTATAGGTAGCTAGGTAGTGATGACTACTGGTATGTTCGATTGAGTTTTGTGGGCGTAGCTATCAAGCTTGTACACTACGGATTTAACTTTTTGGCCATATTCGGAGGCATCCCTCTATAAAAAAGAAGGAtgttaacatatatataatataattaatatttatacatgaatatatatatatagatgagtTGTATACttgttaaaaatataatatatttctaCACTTCAACTGAGAataaacaaaaatcaaattGTGGTAATCTTTAATGCATGATGCATAGCTAGAGAACTTagttgtaataataataataagacatccattaattaattagttgtaattcaaaaattagctgtgaattttctttttattttttgatggtaCTGTAGGTTTAATTGAAATAatctttccaaaaaaaaaaatatattaaatttgattAAGAAATAAACAAGTAGTGATAAGTTTGGGGATGCTTTGGCATAGTTGTCATAAAAACCTTTTTTTcctaaattttattgtattttaatccaaaaaattaaataaaaaaatgtgatTGGTTGGTAGTGGTGGCccttgtatatatatagttatcaaagaaataaataaaatgaaatgaaagATATAGTTCGTGGGGGTGGGGTTGGGTTAGGGGATGGGTATGGTATGGGGACCAAAAAGGGATTCTTTCACAATTCTCTAGAGATGTTGGGATCAATGGGAGTCTTTCACTGTACAATATTACAGTATTACACAGTAGAACTTAAGAAAAAGTATTcctatcttaataaaatatatagtgaaattaataattttattttaaattataatatatgtataaataatatttatttaaaaataattggagtttttttatttatatactttattttttttttatttttatgaaatttcacaTAGAAATTTTTATAGCAATTAACGGAGCAACTTAAATCGTAACTAAAATTCGTATCACAACCTACATAGAAATTATTGAAAAATTCACCAAAGCAACTTAAAcagtaaatttaaaataatcgaCACAATCAAATCATGTGGGTACGCGTTGAATATAATTGTTAAATAGTGATTGAGACACACTTAgtactccaaaaaaaaaaaatgagacacacttataaattataattcatatactacGTACATGcactaattaataatatgattcattttgttagaaaaaaaaaaaaaagcccacACGTTACAAACTGCagtcacaaattaattaaaaagttatttatgctataaaatattattaatagatgtctaaattactaaattaattatcttataaatgtttaattgtatttctttttatttgttaatttaatGTCTCATTATCCTTGTTATACTTTTGTATTAATAGAAGTTTActgaattaaaataaatcacTAACACTATTACAAAAAGGAGTATTTATGACGGtgctaaaaatattttttagaattGTCGCTATAAATAACTATTTAAATCGTCGAAAAGATTGTTATTCCAGACGATTTAGAACACTCGTTATGAAAATTTGcgataattataaattaaaaaatttttagTTGGGGTTATACCCAATGGTTGAAAACCGTCAAATATACTATATATAGGCGGTGATTTTAAACTGTCGCCTATAGTATACTCGACGGTTTTAAACTGTTAGGTATAAGCCCAACTAATTATAACTCTCGTCACTTTATCTCTCTCTCAAACCCTAGTGTGGCGCACCTAAATCCCCCATCCACTCGATCTCCATCTCTCTTATCTCTCTCACCTCTACTCACCCACGAAAATCACTCACTGTCGTCGTCTCTCTCTCTTGATCTATCCCTCTCGCTCGTTTCGCTTCGTCTctcgatctctctctctctctctctctctctctctctctctctctctctctctctctctctctctctctctctctctctctctctctctcttgtccCCATCAACGGTCACCTCCTCTTCCTCCATCGGCCACTCTCAACGACCTTCCttctaatttatatatatatctatttatactatatattatattaatttatacctatttatttaatttatacatAGTTAGAAGAAATgtttaattagttttagattaggtatcaaaaaaatatttggTTTAGATTAactatttagttttttattaggtattttgaaaaatatttaggttagattatttgttgttatgtaataaaaaaaattgtttagatTATTTGTTGTTAGGTAATAACAAATATTTAGTGTTTAGATTATATTATTGTTTaggtattaaaaaaattaatttttattaattatatagctattagtttgatttttctttaaattttttattaaatctattttattttgtttagattatttatttttatttaaattgttattgaaacttttctttatatattattGACCTTTTTAGTCGTTGTCAAACTTCGTCGAGCTCCTCCTCATTTTTTGGCAGTCTTTCGAAAGGCTACTTATCATcggtaatatatatatttttagttcatACATATATGTAAGTTGATTGTAAttgtaaaattataatctaaccaatattattttttttattatttttaggtaTCGGATTTTAGTGTTGATTGAAAAGCGCGAAAGTAGCTAACTTTATTGGAGaaatatataattactaaaattttaaaattctttatttagtagagtttgaatatcttagatattcattcgtagtgaagtaggttctacgATCAattgtactgcggtcggatggatggataatttttgtattgttaatgttattttatttattttgtattattttgtgtatgttttgtttcttattttttatatgtttaaATTTTTAGGAACGTCCGATTACAGTTGTTATGCTACTGAAATTTCGATAGAATTATgataaattttactaaaaatGCATAGATAATACAGGAGAATAATATTAGATTGGGGTTAAAATgcataagtattttttttttcaaatttaaagtttttatatttttaaatattttgatttaatggaggtatatgtctttagtatatattttgagaaaatttttcattcaaaaagattcatgaatatttttataacattttaattttaatgttaatgtttaattattactataaaaaaaaatgtatgtatAGTTTATGTAATGTTATTTTAACTTTAGTATAATTTAGgtaatatttagttttaaagtttaattttgaaaagtttatatttgatatagaaataattaaaaattttaatatttttgtgatGATGTGTTTGTAGTATGGTAGGTTATTTTTTACAAGTCTTACGTGCTTATTCATTAATAGTTTAATTAGAATGTGTAGATATGTTGTTAAGTCTTTCTTTGGAGCAATACTAATATTTGAAGTTGAGATCTTAGGATTTAAAGAGTGTATTTCATTTCGCAAATACTTTTTTGCTTCATAGTTGATGATGATAGAATTAGAATTGTATAAAATTTTGTAATTAGCCTAAACTAGTtgtgttattaataaatttttattgatGCTCAAGTTGTTTGACGATTATGATTatgatataaataaatatatatcaaaaattt is a genomic window of Cannabis sativa cultivar Pink pepper isolate KNU-18-1 chromosome 9, ASM2916894v1, whole genome shotgun sequence containing:
- the LOC115723049 gene encoding flowering-promoting factor 1-like protein 3; its protein translation is MSGVWWFENGVVRLVENPGAESYEGSRQGSQRRRKVLVHTASNEVITSYSALEQKLSSLGWERYYDDPDLLQFHKRSTVHLISLPKDFNKLKSMHMYDIVVKNRNVFEVRDM